CACCTGCGGGTGTGGCTCATCGTTCAGCATCTAAAGCATGTTTTGTAGGCCCGGTAAGCGCAGCGCCACCGGGCAAAACCCCTCTACCGTCCCGGCTCATCCAGCGCAAAGGTGGGCAGCTTCAGGTGCCAGCGTATCGCCGCCAGGCGAATCACCAGCGTGACCACCATCCCTAGCATACTGGCGCTCTCCAGCGGTACCGCAAAGGTATAGAACGCCGTAGCGTGGACGATGCCGCCGATAATGCAGGCGGTGGCGTAGATCTCAGTGCGCAGGATCATCGGTATCTCCCGCGCCAGCACGTCGCGAATAATCCCCCCGCCGACGCCGGTCAGCACCCCCATGCAGATCGCCACCATCGGCCCGGTTTCCGCTAGAAAAGCCTTGTTTACGCCGATACCAACAAACACCGCCAGTCCGACGGCGTCCAGCACCGGTAGGATCCACTTTGGCAGCCTGCGCGGCTGGCGCACCAGCACGATCGTCAGCAGGCAGGTGACCATCGCCACCACCAGGTCGGTGGGATCTTTAACCCAGAATACTGGCCCATGGGCGAGCGCCATATCGCGGATCGTGCCGCCGCCAATGGCGGTCACCACCCCTAATACCAGCACGCCGAAGGGATCCATACGCAGCTTTCCAGCCAGAAGAACGCCGGAGATGGCGAAAACGGCCGTGCCGATGATATCCAGCCAGTAGACGAGCATTACTTATCCTCGATTATTTCACTGCCGCCAGCGCGGTACAGAGTTGTTTTGCGGCGAGGATAATACGCGGGCTTGCGCGTTCAAACCAGTCGCTATTGAGGACAATAAGTGGAATTTTGAGCTGTTTATCCCAGAATTGCGCAACCTCTGCGGCCTGAGTAGCATTTCCTGCAAAAACAATCGCCTCAGGTTGGCGGGCTAGCACCTGCTCACGACTCACCTGCGGCCAGGGTACCCGGCTGGCAGCAAAGATATTTTCGCCTCCGCACAGCTCCAGCACCTCGTTCTGAATTGAACCTTTGGCGCTGGTGAAGAGCGGGGTGCT
Above is a genomic segment from Enterobacter sp. C2 containing:
- a CDS encoding TRIC cation channel family protein, translated to MLVYWLDIIGTAVFAISGVLLAGKLRMDPFGVLVLGVVTAIGGGTIRDMALAHGPVFWVKDPTDLVVAMVTCLLTIVLVRQPRRLPKWILPVLDAVGLAVFVGIGVNKAFLAETGPMVAICMGVLTGVGGGIIRDVLAREIPMILRTEIYATACIIGGIVHATAFYTFAVPLESASMLGMVVTLVIRLAAIRWHLKLPTFALDEPGR